The Paraburkholderia largidicola DNA segment TTTCGGCAAAGACGAGATCGTCTTCGATCGCGAGAATCAGGCGGTTCTCGTGGCGCCGGTTGTCGCGGTCATCGCCGATCGTCGGCTGCGCGTTGCCCGTCTGCAAAAGCGCGGGCCTGGCTACAGACACAGACGCAGACGCAGCGTTGGCCACGGGCGGCGGCGCGGGCTTGCTGCGCACTGGCAGCGTCAGCGGCTCGGTGACCTGCGTCGCGCGGGCCTGCGCATCGGCCGGGCCTTGCAACGGCAGCCATAGCGTGAACACGCTGCCCTTGCCGGGTTCGCTCGCGACGCTCACGCGGCCGCCCAGCAGCCGCGCGAATTCGCGCGAGATCGACAGGCCGAGGCCGCTGCCGCCATAGTGGCGGCTCGTCGAGCCGTCCGCCTGCTGGAAGGCTTCGAAGATCAGTTCGAGCTTGTCGGCGGCAATGCCGATGCCCGTGTCGCGCACGTCGAAGCGCAGCGTGTCCGCGTCGCCGGCGCCGACCGTCAGCGCGACTTCGCCGTGCTCGGTGAACTTCAGCGCATTCGACAACAGATTGCGCAGAATCTGCGTGACGCGCTGGCCGTCGGTGACGAAAGTCTCGGGCACGCCGGGCGCGCGCTCGACGGAGAACTGCAAATGCTTCGCCGCCGCCATCGGCTCGAACATTTCGCGCAGCGACTGCAGCATCGAGTCGACGGGCACGGTTTCGCTGTCGATCGAGATCTGCCCGGCTTCCACTTTCGACAGATCGAGAATGTCGTTGATCAGCACCAGCAGATCGCTGTTCGACGCGTGGATCGTTTCCGCGTAGCGCACCTGTTCTTCCGTCAGGTTGCCGGTGCGATTTTCCTGCAACAGGCGCGCGAGAATCAGTGAGCTGTTCAGCGGCGTGCGCAGTTCGTGCGACATGTTCGCAAGGAACTCGGACTTGTAGCGGCTCGACTGCTCCAGCCGCGCGGCGTTCGCGGCGAGTTCGTCCTGCGCTTCGAGCAGATCGGACTTCTGGCGCTCCAGGCGCTTCGCGTAGTCTTCAAGCTGCACATTGGTCTGCTCGAGTTCCGCCTGCTGCGCTTCGAGCCGCGATTGCGATTCGACGAGCGCGCGGCCGCGTTCTTCGAGCCCTTCGTTCGACACGCGCAATTCTTCCTGCTGCACCTGAAGTTCTTCATTCAGCTGCTGCGTTTCGGCGAGCGCATCCTGCAGGCGCTCGCGATACAGCGCGGCTTCGATGGAGTCGCCCATGCTGTTGGCGATCAGTTGCAGGAACTCGTGGTCGCGCGGCGCGATGTTGCGCATGAAGCCGAGTTCGACGACGCCGTTCACGATGCCGTCGTTTTCGATCGGCAGCACGACGAGATTGCGCGGCGGGCTCATGCCCGTGCCCGAGACGACTTTCACGTAATCGTCGGGAACGTCGTGCAAGACGAGCGTACGGCGCGACACGGCAGCCTGGCCGATCAGGCTTTCGGCTTCGCGGAACGTGCGCGTCGCCTGTTCGCTTTCCTGGCTGAAGCCGTAGGTGGCGATGCGTTTGAGGCTGCTGGTCGCGCGGTCGCGCACGTACATGGCCGCGACCGAGACGTCGAGATACTCGGCGAGGAAATCGAGTATCGCGCGGCCGACGAGAGGCGAACTCGACTGGCCGACGATCTTCTCCGCGAGCAGGCGCTGCCCGGAGCGCAGCCATACCTGCTGCTGCAAGACTTCCGTGTGCTCGGCCTGGCGCGCGAGCACGCCGTCGTACGACTCGGAGAGATTCACCAGATCGCGCCGCCCGCGATACGCGATGAAGCCGCTGATCGACAGGCTGAACAGCAGGAAGACGCCCACCAGAACGGATGTGACGCTGCGTGCGTCGCTGGAGCGCTGTTGACGCAGTGCTTCTTCGACAGAAAGAAACTGCCCGAAAAGCCGCCGCGTTTCGTCGAACTCGATTTTGCCGCGACCGCTCTTCACCTGATCGGTGTAGTCGAGGTTACGCCGGCGCAGATCGATCATCTCCTGCGCGAACTGGTCCCAGCGCAGCTGCACGCCGCGAATGCGCTTGAGCTGTTCGACCTGGGAAGGATTGTCGGAGACCAGTTGCATCAGCGTGTTGATCTCGGTTTCGAAGCGCGGCTGGCCCAGCTGATACGGCGCGAGGAAAGTTTCGTCGCCCGTAATCAGGAAGCCGCGCAATGCGGACTCGCGGTCGACGGCGAGCCGCAGCATTTCATTGGCGTTGCCGATCACGCGCTCCGAATGCTCGACCCAGCTCATCGTATTGACGAGATAGGCGATCAGCGCGACGAACAGCGCCATCGTGACGACGCCGAGCGCGAGCGGTAGCGCGATATTGCGGCGAATGATGCGGCGAAAACTGATCTGATCGACAGCGGCGATGGCGGTCATTTTTTCT contains these protein-coding regions:
- a CDS encoding response regulator; protein product: MTAIAAVDQISFRRIIRRNIALPLALGVVTMALFVALIAYLVNTMSWVEHSERVIGNANEMLRLAVDRESALRGFLITGDETFLAPYQLGQPRFETEINTLMQLVSDNPSQVEQLKRIRGVQLRWDQFAQEMIDLRRRNLDYTDQVKSGRGKIEFDETRRLFGQFLSVEEALRQQRSSDARSVTSVLVGVFLLFSLSISGFIAYRGRRDLVNLSESYDGVLARQAEHTEVLQQQVWLRSGQRLLAEKIVGQSSSPLVGRAILDFLAEYLDVSVAAMYVRDRATSSLKRIATYGFSQESEQATRTFREAESLIGQAAVSRRTLVLHDVPDDYVKVVSGTGMSPPRNLVVLPIENDGIVNGVVELGFMRNIAPRDHEFLQLIANSMGDSIEAALYRERLQDALAETQQLNEELQVQQEELRVSNEGLEERGRALVESQSRLEAQQAELEQTNVQLEDYAKRLERQKSDLLEAQDELAANAARLEQSSRYKSEFLANMSHELRTPLNSSLILARLLQENRTGNLTEEQVRYAETIHASNSDLLVLINDILDLSKVEAGQISIDSETVPVDSMLQSLREMFEPMAAAKHLQFSVERAPGVPETFVTDGQRVTQILRNLLSNALKFTEHGEVALTVGAGDADTLRFDVRDTGIGIAADKLELIFEAFQQADGSTSRHYGGSGLGLSISREFARLLGGRVSVASEPGKGSVFTLWLPLQGPADAQARATQVTEPLTLPVRSKPAPPPVANAASASVSVARPALLQTGNAQPTIGDDRDNRRHENRLILAIEDDLVFAEILRDLTHELEFDFVHATDATTGLTLVRDMQPTAVLLDVGLPDRSGLTVLEWLKNDPATRHIPIHIVSATDHAEKALHLGAVGYTIKPTARTTLEAAIRRLESRLQQRMKRVLVIEDDAAMRASIHALLQSDTTEIVAVATLAGALEQLSTTLFDCVVTDLALPDGTGYDLLEQLAADVTHQAMPVIVYTGRMLSGDEEHRLRRYSKSIIIKGAKSPERLLDEVTLFLHSVESSLAPEQQRMLRTVRQRDNQFEGRTILLAEDDVRNIFALSHVLEPLGAKLDIARNGREALEALNTGREVDLVLMDIMMPEMDGLTAIAHIRRDPRFAHLPIVALTAKAMAQDRMRCLEAGADDYISKPIDVDKLISLCRVWLRQR